A genomic region of Colletotrichum destructivum chromosome 1, complete sequence contains the following coding sequences:
- a CDS encoding Putative Thioredoxin domain-containing protein, whose protein sequence is MSFKTLLPLLALAGAGWGWQHKTEAEVRDALKSNEFSLVAFVAPSTDASKALEQHWSSVEEDTPTAFSVDCPSTASLCADLDVASFPAIRLYHQDGTKHHFRGPRKASEITAFVRRMLRPAVTPLDDKKAVNSFRDVDDVVVVAHLAASEEGLRERFAELAARRRDRHTFGLVTVDEAPGRVACYNNPDGAFHMTSELDASDAMDEMLRKCASQLVPRLTRRNEAEHLSTGKSLTYFFSRDEGTLDAWTSAVKSLARKYHKYITFVTVDLGEYPEMPALFGLPADAAEGVAVHNPTVGMAFPFKGGEITVEAVEQHIIDISEGNADAWQVGEPGPEEGQEEEVAAVQDEVQKAQKAQKESEDEKAAAQEDKKAEESDVAGEEKSAAHDEL, encoded by the exons ATGTCCTTCAAGACTCTCTTGCCCCTCCTGGcgctcgccggcgcgggaTGGGGCTGGCAGCAcaagaccgaggccgaggtccgCGATGCCCTCAAATCCAACGAGTTCAGCCTGGTGGCGT TTGTTGCA CCCTCAAC CGACGCAAGTAAAGCCCTTGAGCAGCACTGGTCctccgtcgaggaggacacCCCGACCGCCTTCTCGGTCGACTGCCCGTCCACCGCCTCACTGtgcgccgacctcgacgtcgcctcgTTCCCCGCCATCCGGCTGTACCACCAGGACGGCACGAAACACCACTTCCGCGGCCCCAGAAAGGCTTCCGA AATCACCGCCTTCGTCCGCCGCATGCTCCGCCCCGCCGTGAcgcccctcgacgacaagaaggCCGTCAACTCGTtccgcgacgtcgacgacgtcgtcgtcgtcgcccacctcgccgcctccgaggAGGGCCTGCGCGAGCGcttcgccgagctcgccgcccgccgccgcgaccgcCACaccttcggcctcgtcaccgtcgacgaggccccCGGCCGCGTCGCCTGCTACAACAACCCGGACGGCGCCTTCCACATGACCTCGGAGCTGGACGCCTCCGACGCCATGGACGAGATGCTGCGCAAGTGCGCCTCCCAGCTGGTCCCGCGCCTGACGCGCCGCAACGAGGCCGAGCACCTGAGT ACCGGAAAGTCGCTGACGTACTTCTTCTCCCGGGACGAGGGAACCCTCGACGCCTGGACGTCCGCCGTCAAGTCCCTGGCCCGCAAGTACCACAAGTACATCACcttcgtcaccgtcgacctcggcgagtaCCCTGAGATGCCGGCCCTCTTCGGCCTGCCGGcggacgcggccgagggcgtcgccgtgCACAACCCGACCGTCGGCATGGCGTTCCCCttcaagggcggcgagatcaccgtcgaggccgtcgagcagcaCATCATCGACATCTCCGAGGGCAACGCCGACGCGTGGCAGGTGGGCGAGCCGGggccggaggaggggcaggaggaagaggtggcGGCAGTGCAGGATGAGGTGCAGAAGGCGCAGAAGGCGCAGAAAGAGAGCGAAgacgagaaggcggcggctcAAGAGGATaagaaggccgaggagtCCGATGTggctggcgaggagaagTCCGCGGCGCACGACGAGCTCTGA
- a CDS encoding Putative peptidase S8 propeptide/proteinase inhibitor I9 has product MANLRRLALAVGALLPAVLAAPAVYRRSEPEAVPGKYIVTLKEDAVNVESHLNWVTDVHRRSLGKRDTVGIENKFNISNWNAYSGEFDDATIEEIKASPEVAIVEPDYYMYLFDDVDAELSERALTTQSGAPWGLGATSHRSPGSTSYIYDTSAGADTFAYVVDSGVLATHTQFGNRVTLGFNAFTGAHVDGAGHGTHVAGTIGGSTYGVAKQTNIISVKVFEGRRSTTAAILSGFNWAVNDITSKNRASRSVINMSLGGPATTTWTTAINAAYSRGVLSVVAAGNGDDFGNPLPVSDVSPANVPNALTVGAVDSTWRVSTFTNYGPGVDIFGPGVAILSSWIGSNTATNSIAGTSMAAPHVAGLAVYLQALEGLSTPAAVTNRIKALATPGRVLGDLRGSANLVLYNGNGA; this is encoded by the exons ATGGCCAACCTCCGTCGTCTTGCCTTGGCTGTTGGAGCTCTGCTCcctgccgtcctcgccgcccccgccgtgTACAGGCGTTCCGAGCCCGAGGCTGTTCCCGGCAAATACATTGTGACCCTCaaggaggacgccgtcaacgTCGAGTCCCACCTGAACTGGGTCACCGACGTTCACAGGCGCTCGCTGGGCAAGCGTGACACTGTTGGTATTGAGAACAAGTTCAACATCAGCAACTGGAACGCCTATTCCGGAGAGTTTGACGACGCCACGATCGAGGAGATCAAGGCCAGCCCCGAG GTTGCCATCGTCGAGCCGGACTACTACATGTACCtcttcgacgacgtcgacgccgagctcagCGAGCGTGCTCTGACGACCCAGTCTGGTGCCCCCTGGGGCCTGGGCGCGACATCCCACCGTAGCCCTGGCTCTACCTCGTACATCTACGATACCTCCGCTGGTGCCGACACCTTTGCCTACGTTGTCGATTCTGGCGTTCTTGCCACCCACACCCAATTCGGTAACCGTGTTACTCTTGGCTTCAACGCCTTCACCGGCGCCCACGTTGATGGTGCTGGTCACGGAACCCACGTTGCCGGCACGATTGGTGGCTCTACCTACGGTGTTGCCAAGCAG ACCAACATCATCTCCGTCAAAGTCTTCGAGGGCCGTCGCAGCACGACTGCCGCTATCCTCTCCGGGTTCAACTGGGCCGTGAACGACATCACCTCCAAGAACCGCGCCAGCCGCTCCGTCATCAACATGTCCCTCGGCGGTCCTGCCACGACCACCTGGACGACGGCCATCAATGCTGCGTACAGCAGAGGCGTTCTCTCTGTTGTTGCCGCCGGCAATGGCGATGACTTCGGCAACCCTCTGCCTGTGTCGGACGTGTCCCCTGCTAACGTCCCCAACGCCCTGACCGTTGGTGCCGTCGACTCTACTTGGCGCGTGTCTACCTTCACTAACTACGGCCCTggcgtcgacatcttcgGCCCCGGCGTTGCCATCCTGTCGTCCTGGATCGGCAGCAACACCGCCACCAACTCCATCGCCGGCACGTCCATGGCCGCCCCCCACGTCGCCGGTCTTGCCGTCTACCTCCAGGCTCTCGAGGGTCTCTCCACCCCCGCTGCCGTCACCAACCGCATCAAGGCTCTCGCCACCCCTggccgcgtcctcggcgacctccgTGGCAGCGCCAACCTTGTTCTCtacaacggcaacggcgcgTAG
- a CDS encoding Putative P-loop containing nucleoside triphosphate hydrolase, alpha/Beta hydrolase — MSAPTAQMIAPEGLTVLDGAVEGEMAVDYVFLHGLNGNPKDTWTDETKGGTAFFWPRQMLADIPGCRVMTFGYNAAFERALVENTTTINAIAQTFVNRLIDKRKGEHINRPLLLIAHSLGGLVIKRALYNIHADRHTGLKSRKIDEQNAIYDSIAGLVFMGTPHAGSHVTDAARVKMLKALARATFKKAPENLIRALSAHSNELQDLSASFERTTIFTQHMIEICTYFETKTTKFVGEEVVPRAMTSLHYLNEREEGIAKEHTKMAKFSDAQDDMYQSIRQRLVDMGTDGLNAKKARQATYRVSQIPGDIARTQLAQFLHDQCQLGPTDNIRVHSLAARSGQRQSAKTATASFSTVPPLLLKKQSRWIIPFVWNNNPSHIVVDTDFHGFTALNEVEADKHIMDIIAIPGLGYHPFAVWQEDPSASTYMWLRDDPTLLATGTQILLYGYDSGHQSSNDPASIEDIAISLISALRDIGRSSPSAKPVVFLAHSMGGVVLKQCFVELANTSQSELFILRSIKMCIFLAVPNQLPVPAMLAVMLGNNRFNNLRYALQAERNRGYLSTLDGIVRGFGQANGIRFCSGYETMRSTLPKRHVHAESDHTILLPKSQAIQDGSQAVDQFPVSKAHGSVLGMQAGSQTIDTIARLVTEASEAVRVSMPPSSAQSGPQGEPSRWPDFSLPSWATLHVPSYFQRTTLPQAPASSQSMATHDVDFDSASSEDIKNSALYRQFIKTLVLHGLDREDGIEAAVQGTFDWVWSNPEIGLSSWLADDKTPLFWICGKPGSGKSTLMRYLWGHDQLSTILADEVPGVSRIKAAFFFYYRGTHVQKSFEGMLHSVLLRILEQEPRLASVLLPEFARLKHEEREKWIWTLAALMKAYDDILTQTMLSVEIYLFLDALDEYDGPTEAIVNFVRTSVLKASSGRTRLKACFSSREWLAFEDSFSALPGFKIHEYTDSDILKYTLARLSRNPEISQRLAAGTHQEASDVRQMEEHIVNSANGVFVWVKAVSDEIVSGFSRNKSTSELLTLLKSLPTDLDSFYTDAIKRLPFELRMEAFSMFEVMARSDTILSATLVREAVSCAQLSDPQDCAMAIRRCRELPGSDSPTRWAQDRGAGLVEFKHPYENAPAIITFMHQSVLDFVLRPGFRGLVLDHAFALPLENGYSILSKWMLSIGAQDQKVFEYHEVGEDLLAVAEATTGKSLRSFLDSLDNDTLTTELKMWGCPIADISNPKIYFAVIQGLNILVQEVIQEHGGVIPDKDNFSLLHCLAKLSDPYRVYGMAFPVSHSPARLECIPILFRHGARAGAVWQGKTPFQMLVSKFPYTIFTGSGGHKGSDSVPIHNYENVLALHFLSAGEDPNVSISIKRNNRRRRDLSTEWVTCKPLHIVPLGLAATLIAFGAKVNVFDSKGRTPLDLACGVGGNPFEVGDHVPPLEAYSFAQFLLSHGAQLSLEGSRIWPDFVKSISRSVQVPDEFLQPGVMSRASPGVVLMKIEDMKFRI, encoded by the exons ATG AGCGCCCCCACAGCTCAGATGATTGCTCCCGAAGGGCTTACCGTCCTAGACGGCGCTGTCGAAGGTGAAATGGCGGTGGA TTACGTGTTTCTCCATGGCCTGAACGGAAACCCGAAAGATACCTGGACCGATGAGACCAAAGGCGGCACTGCATTCTTTTGGCCGCGCCAGATGCTGGCTGATATCCCAGGGTGTCGGGTGATGACATTCGGCTACAATGCCGCCTTCGAAAGAGCCCTAGTCGAGAACACGACCACTATCAACGCGATCGCCCAAACCTTTGTCAATCGATTGATTGACAAGCGCAAAGGGGAGCAT ATCAACCGACCACTCCTCCTCATTGCCCACAGCCTCGGTGGCCTTGTAATCAAGCGC GCTCTCTACAACATTCACGCCGACCGCCACACCGGCCTAAAGTCGCGTAAGATCGACGAGCAGAACGCCATCTACGACTCCATTGCCGGCCTGGTCTTCATGGGCACACCTCACGCCGGCAGCCATGTCACGGACGCGGCCAGGGTGAAGATGCTCAAGGCGCTTGCCCGCGCCACATTCAAGAAGGCACCCGAGAATCTAATCAGGGCCCTGTCTGCCCATTCCAACGAGCTGCAGGACCTCAGCGCCAGTTTCGAGAGAACGACAATCTTCACTCAGCACATGATCGAGATTTGCACCTACTTTGAAACCAAGACAACAAAGTTTGTGGGGGAAGAG GTGGTTCCTCGAGCCATGACCTCGCTCCACTACCTGAATGAGCGTGAGGAGGGTATTGCAAAGGAGCACACAAAGATGGCAAAGTTTTCTGATGCCCAAGATGACATGTACCAGTCGATTCGCCAGAGGCTGGTGGACATGGGCACTGACGGCTTGAACGCCAAAAAGGCACGCCAAG CTACCTATCGTGTATCCCAAATTCCCGGCGATATCGCCAGGACGCAGCTTGCACAGTTCTTGCATGACCAATGCCAACTTGGGCCGACAGATAACATTCGAGTGCACTCTTTGGCTGCTCGCTCAGGCCAGAGACAGTCCGCCAAGACTGCCACTGCTTCCTTTTCGACTGTCCCCCCGCTGTTGTTGAAAAAACAGAGCCGTTGGATAATTCCCTTCGTCTGGAACAATAATCCTAGTCACATAGTTGTCGACACGGATTTCCACGGCTTCACCGCCCTAAATGAGGTTGAAGCAGATAAACATATCATGGA catcatcgccatcccAGGCCTAGGCTACCACCCATTCGCCGTCTGGCAGGAAGATCCGTCTGCTAGCACGTACATGTGGTTGAGAGATGACCCGACCCTCTTGGCCACAGGGACCCAGATCCTCCTGTACGGCTACGACTCCGGTCACCAAAGCAGCAACGACCCCGCATCGATCGAGGACATTGCGATATCCTTGATCTCCGCACTGCGTGATATCGGTCGCTCATCCCCCTCTGCCAAACCGGTGGTCTTCCTTGCCCACAGtatgggcggcgtcgtcctAAAGCAATGTTTCGTGGAGCTGGCCAACACCAGTCAGTCCGAACTGTTCATTTTGCGAAGCATCAAAATGTGTATCTTCCTGGCGGTTCCGAACCAACTTCCCGTCCCCGCCATGTTGGCTGTCATGCTCGGCAACAACAGGTTCAACAATTTGCGGTACGCACTTCAGGCCGAGAGAAATCGAGGCTATCTGTCCACCCTAGACGGAATTGTGCGTGGATTTGGTCAGGCAAACGGCATTCGCTTCTGCTCTGGGTACGAGACGATGAGATCTACACTTCCAAAG CGCCATGTTCATGCTGAAAGTGACCATACTATACTCCTTCCCAAATCCCAGGCCATTCAGGACGGGTCGCAGGCTGTAGATCAGTTCCCGGTCAGCAAGGCCCATGGTTCCGTACTCGGTATGCAGGCCGGCAGTCAAACTATCGACACCATCGCGAGGCTTGTCACCGAAGCTAGTGAAGCTGTCAGGGTCTCTATGCCACCGAGCTCAGCCCAGAGTGGTCCACAAGGAGAACCCAGCCGCTGGCCAGATTTCTCTCTACCCTCATGGGCAACTTTACATGTACCGTCTTATTTTCAACGCACAACGTTGCCGCAAG CCCCAGCAAGTTCACAAAGTATGGCTACACATGACGTCGATTTCGATTCTGCGTCCTCAGAGGACATCAAAAACTCGGCATTGTACCGCCAGTTCATCAAGACTCTTGTTCTACATGGTCTGGATCGAGAAGACGGCATAGAAGCCGCTGTTCAAGGCACCTTTGACTGGGTCTGGTCGAACCCAGAAATCGGTCTCAGCTCCTGGCTGGCCGACGACAAAACCCCCCTGTTTTGGATATGTGGAAAGCCAGGGTCTGGAAAATCCACCCTCATGCGTTATCTATGGGGCCATGACCAACTTTCGACGATATTGGCTGATGAGGTGCCGGGTGTGTCGAGGATCAAGGCAGCCTTTTTCTTCTACTACCGTGGCACCCACGTTCAAAAGTCGTTTGAGGGGATGTTGCACAGCGTGCTGCTGCGTATCTTGGAACAGGAGCCTCGCCTAGCGAGCGTTCTTCTTCCCGAGTTTGCAAGGCTGAAGCATGAAGAGCGGGAGAAGTGGATATGGACATTGGCAGCGCTCATGAAGGCGTACGATGATATTCTCACCCAAACCATGCTCTCCGTCGAGATCtacctcttcctcgacgcaCTGGACGAGTACGACGGCCCCACAGAGGCCATAGTCAACTTCGTGCGCACATCAGTTCTCAAGGCCTCCTCGGGACGAACGCGTCTAAAGGCCTGCTTTTCAAGCCGCGAGTGGCTGGCTTTTGAGGACTCCTTTTCGGCCCTTCCGGGTTTCAAGATTCACGAATACACAGATAGTGACATTCTCAAGTACACGTTGGCTCGACTTTCCCGCAATCCCGAAATCTCGCAACGGCTGGCAGCCGGGACGCATCAGGAAGCTTCAGACGTTCGCCAGATGGAGGAGCACATAGTAAACTCGGCCAACGGTGTCTTCGTCTGGGTGAAGGCAGTTTCTGATGAGATCGTCAGCGGATTCTCAAGAAACAAGTCGACCAGCGAGCTTTTGACACTGCTCAAGAGCCTTCCAACCGATCTGGACTCCTTCTACACGGACGCCATCAAACGGCTCCCGTTCGAACTTCGAATGGAGGCGTTCTCCATGTTCGAGGTTATGGCAAGGTCCGACACCATCCTATCAGCCACGCTTGTAAGGGAAGCCGTCTCATGCGCGCAATTGAGCGATCCCCAAGATTGTGCAATGGCAATCAGGCGTTGTCGGGAGCTTCCCGGTTCCGACTCACCTACACGCTGGGCTCAAGACCGCGGGGCCGGTCTTGTCGAATTCAAGCATCCCTACGAGAATGCCCCCGCCATTATCACCTTTATGCATCAGTCAGTCCTTGACTTTGTTCTGAGGCCAGGTTTTCGAGGGCTCGTACTTGATCACGCATTCGCGCTGCCCTTGGAAAACGGCTATTCGATCTTGTCCAAGTGGATGCTCTCGATAGGAGCTCAGGATCAAAAGGTTTTCGAGTATCATGAGGTTGGAGAAGATCTCTTGGCTGTCGCCGAAGCGACCACGGGCAAGAGCCTGAGGAGTTTCTTGGATTCACTGGACAATGACACTCTGACGACAGAATTGAAAATGTGGGGATGCCCTATTGCCGATATCTCGAATCCGAAGATTTACTTCGCCGTGATTCAAGGCCTGAACATTTTGGTTCAAGAAGTCATTCAGGAGCACGGCGGAGTCATTCCGGACAAAGACAACTTCTCCCTCCTACATTGTCTGGCCAAACTGTCGGATCCCTACCGTGTTTACGGAATGGCTTTTCCCGTTTCGCACTCTCCGGCCAGGTTGGAATGCATCCCAATTCTCTTCCGCCATGGGGCTCGAGCAGGGGCAGTATGGCAGGGCAAAACCCCCTTTCAAATGCTAGTATCAAAGTTTCCCTACACGATATTTACCGGCAGTGGTGGGCATAAAGGCTCGGACAGTGTCCCCATTCACAACTACGAGAACGTGCTTGCTCTTCATTTTCTATCTGCTGGGGAAGATCCCAATGTAAGCATATCGATCAAGAGGAATAACAGACGAAGGCGAGACCTGTCAACGGAATGGGTCACCTGCAAACCGCTGCACATAGTCCCGCTAGGTCTCGCCGCAACCCTGATCGCATTCGGCGCGAAAGTGAACGTTTTCGATAGCAAGGGGAGGACACCACTGGACCTTGCTTGCGGAGTCGGAGGCAACCCTTTCGAAGTTGGTGACCACGTACCACCTTTGGAGGCCTATTCATTCGCACAATTTCTTTTGAGTCACGGCGCGCAGCTGTCGTTGGAGGGGAGCCGGATCTGGCCTGATTTTGTGAAATCCATCTCAAGGAGTGTGCAGGTACCCGACGAGTTCCTGCAGCCCGGCGTCATGAGCAGAGCGAGCCCAGGCGTCGTACTGATGAAGATCGAAGACATGAAGTTTCGTATTTAG
- a CDS encoding uncharacterized protein (Putative transcription factor domain, fungi, Zinc finger C2H2-type, Zinc finger C2H2 superfamily), producing MSSRPFTCTECSQTFTRNENLARHKRSRHGSDSRRPFRCQYCKSRFTRKDVCKRHEERCRGTFGRVLTIPAIDDEAGQPAPALEDAALSPVDDDDSPASNFQIGASAINNDEGYPHSPPETVEDRRAGELLAIASMMQDSEIYVAAYFETFHASFPLLHRQSFGGEMPKLSKQIIVSIGMLYASKSSPEEQVATLSQKSQALWQAGLEELWRLVESDWREIRRTWVMQSWLLHIIYGAFTGNAAHFDKSKKMLRWVVDAARDLGLLRQTIFTSTSRFRDNEEQTLHDHWMSYVESESMKLSMYTLLFLDFHIFSPCNIRPLTTPTELDWELPLAASLWEADTSLTWAQRLGDEPRTVGLTRSHETPGMLCPTTKSLNLAMQSLMTDTPSPHLLAALRASPMATLFVLTSLDSLVRDFTRCYYQLPPALADPNAFHILTQSQNRQVSAALRYLSESITAQISTADSSNWHILNFAERIALSVKLSLCKPDDLLIGGIVENSVVAGLTTATHLTMGLQIGARRSLQNLLRYNSGDDGMLVLLDDLMDVLSSVTSTGRQDPSREAPWATVATYKILLAIWRLLRWAAGETRRKAGSSSLATVRVRFEASTIIFNSILEILQQQEEGGQQLDGGQARRVSVRESAALGMAPEASEARFVETVLQFWKDRPVWPVGSFMTTVLEEVISAGGMVYE from the exons ATGAGTTCCCGACCATTTACCTGCACTGAGTGCTCTCAGACCTTTACTAGAAAC GAAAACTTGGCGCGGCACAAACGCTCAC GACACGGTAGTGACAGCCGGCGGCCTTTTAGATGCCAATACTGCAAATCCAGGTTTACCAGAAAAGATGTCTGTAAGCGCCACGAAGAGAGATGTCGCGGCACATTCGGCCGTGTCCTGACTATcccggccatcgacgacgaggcgggGCAGCCGGCACCGGCTCTCGAGGATGCTGCCTTGTCACcggttgacgacgacgactctcCCGCTTCGAACTTTCAAATTGGCGCGTCGGCCATAAATAATGACGAAGGTTATCCGCATAGTCCACCGGAGACGGTGGAAGATCGTCGCGCCGGTGAGCTGCTTGCGATTGC ATCCATGATGCAAGACTCGGAAATATACGTTGCAGCGTATTTTGAGACGTTTCATGCATCGTTCCCACTACTACACAGGCAAAGTTTCGGCGGTGAGATGCCCAAGCTATCGAAACAGATCATCGTGTCGATTGGCATGCTGTATGCCTCCAAAAGCTCCCCTGAAGAACAAGTAGCAACCTTATCACAAAAGAGTCAAGCTTTGTGGCAAGCTGGACTTGAAGAACTCTGGAGACTA GTGGAGTCCGACTGGAGAGAGATACGGAGGACGTGGGTCATGCAGTCATGGCTCTTACACATTATCTACGGCGCTTTTACCGGCAATGCTGCCCACTTTGATAAGTCAAAGAAGATGCTGCGATGGGTTGTCGAT GCTGCTCGAGACCTCGGTCTCCTTCGGCAGACCATTTTCACATCGACATCCAGATTCAGGGACAACGAGGAGCAGACGCTGCACGACCACTGGATGTCGTACGTGGAATCGGAGTCGATGAAGCTGTCCATGTACACACTTCTCTTTCTCGACTTCCACATCTTCTCCCCCTGCAACATCCGTCCACTCACGACGCCCACCGAGCTCGATTGGGAGCTGCCCCTGGCCGCCTCGCTATGGGAAGCGGATACCTCGTTGACCTGGGCCCAGcggctcggcgacgagcccCGAACAGTCGGCCTGACCCGGTCTCATGAGACCCCGGGCATGCTTTGTCCCACGACCAAGTCGTTGAACCTGGCAATGCAGTCGCTCATGACGGACACACCGAGCCCGCATCTTCTGGCGGCGCTGCGGGCGTCTCCCATGGCCACGCTCTTCGTCCTCACGAGCCTCGACTCGCTCGTCAGGGACTTCACGCGCTGTTACTaccagctgccgccggccttggcggaCCCGAACGCGTTCCATATCCTCACCCAGTCCCAGAACAGGCAGGTCAGCGCGGCCCTGCGGTATCTCTCGGAGTCGATCACGGCGCAAATCTCCACGGCGGACAGCTCCAACTGGCACATCCTGAACTTTGCCGAGCGCATAGCACTGTCCGTCAAGCTCTCGCTATGCAAGCCGGACGACCTgctcatcggcggcatcgtggaGAACAGCGTGGTCGCCGGCCTCACGACGGCAACGCACCTCACGATGGGACTCCAGATCGGTGCCCGGCGATCGCTGCAGAACCTGCTCCGGTATAACTCCGGGGACGACGGGATGCTggtgcttctcgacgacctgaTGGACGTGCTGTCGAGCGTTACAAGCACCGGCAGACAAGACCCGTCGCGCGAGGCGCCGTGGGCTACCGTCGCCACGTACAagatcctcctcgccatctgGAGGCTCCTCcgctgggcggcgggggagACGCGGCGGAAAGCCGGGTCCTCCTCGCTGGCGACGGTCCGCGTCCGGTTCGAGGCCTCGACGATCATCTTCAACTCCATACTGGAGATCCTGCAACAGCAGGAGGAAGGAGGACAACAGCTGGACGGAGGCCAGGCCCGGCGCGTCTCGGTTCGGGAGTCTGCCGCATTGGGCATGGCGCCGGAGGCGAGCGAGGCGCGGTTCGTGGAGACGGTGCTGCAGTTCTGGAAGGACAGGCCGGTGTGGCCCGTGGGATCCTTCATGACGACGGTTCTGGAAGAGGTCATCTCGGCTGGCGGCATGGTCTACGAgtga
- a CDS encoding Putative 6-phosphogluconate dehydrogenase, NADP-binding, 6-phosphogluconate dehydrogenase, domain 2 has translation MAAPESFGWYGLGSMGIGMALNLQNHLASNGLPPLRYSNRTLSRGDGLQEVGGLPERDFETLVLKSTVVFTMISNDEVLESLVSKALDAWGSALLEGKIWVDTSTVHPDTAARCSERLAQAGVAFIASPVFGASPMAAAGKLIFAMAGPSTAIERVRPYIIDVMGRSIIDMGEDVRKSSLLKISGNIFVIGFQELTAEAQVFAEKTGLGTRQMEQFIHDMYGPVIESYSKRMTSGAYAPPLGTPPGFAVSLAAKDAGHAVRIAEEHGTRIPTIETALARMEAARRFAGESLDSSSIYGSARLEAGLPFWNENSRQTN, from the exons ATGGCGGCTCCAGAGAGCTTTGGCTGG TACGGCCTGGGGTCGATGGGTATCGGCATGGCGCTGAATCTGCAGAACCACCTCGCGTCCAACGGTCTGCCACCTCTTCGGTACAGCAACCGGACGCTTTCCCGAGGGGACGGCCTCCAGGAGGTCGGCGGTCTCCCGGAACGGGACTTTGAGACTCTCGTCCTCAAGTCGACAGTGGTTTTCACAATG ATCTCAAACGACGAGGTGCTAGAGAGCCTCGTCTCGAAAGCCCTGGACGCGTGGGGCAGCGCGCTGCTCGAGGGCAAGATCTGGGTCGACACCTCGACCGTTCACCCGGACACCGCGGCGAGGTGCTCCGAACGCCTCGCGCAGGCGGGCGTCGCGTTCATCGCGTCGCCCGTCTTTGGGGCCAGCCCCATGGCGGCCGCCGGAAAGCTCATCTTCGCCATGGCcgggccgtcgacggcgatcgAGAGGGTGAGGCCCTACATTATCGACGTCATGGGTAGAAGCATCATCGATATGGGCGAAGACGTCCGCAAGTCAAGCCTGCTCAAGATATCAGG GAACATCTTTGTCATTGGCTTCCAGGAATTGACTGCAGAGGCTCAAGTCTTtgccgagaagacgggccTCGGCACCCGCCAGATGGAGCAGTTCATCCACGACATGTACGGACCGGTCATCGAGAGCTACTCAAAGCGGATGACCTCGGGTGCATATGCGCCACCCCTGGGGACGCCCCCCGGCTTCGCCGTCTCCCTCGCGGCCAAGGATGCCGGACACGCGGTGAGGATTGCAGAAGAGCACGGCACGCGGATCCCGACCATCGAGACGGCGCTGGCACGCATGGAGGCGGCAAGGAGGTTCGCGGGGGAGTCGCTGGACAGTTCGTCCATCTATGGATCGGCGCGACTGGAGGCTGGACTGCCATTTTGGAATGAGAACAGCAGGCAGACTAATTGA